In the Halichoerus grypus chromosome 4, mHalGry1.hap1.1, whole genome shotgun sequence genome, one interval contains:
- the DTYMK gene encoding thymidylate kinase isoform X2, which translates to MGAPSGAGTRGGGGRRESARMAGRRGALIVLEGVDRAGKSTQSRKLVAALCAAGHRAELLRFPERSTEIGKLLSSYLEKKSEVEDHSVHLLFSANRWEQVYGWPRLPCGASLAVNATRTGTSRSGHCTASTS; encoded by the exons ATGGGAGCCCCGAGCGGCGCTGGGACGCGCGGTGGCGGCGGGCGGCGGGAAAGCGCGAGGATGGCGGGCCGGCGCGGGGCCCTCATCGTGCTGGAGGGCGTGGACCGCGCCGGCAAGAGCACGCAGAGCCGCAAGCTGGTGGCCGCGCTGTGCGCCGCGGGCCACCGCGCCGAGCTGCTCCGTTTCCCGG aaagatcaaCTGAAATTGGCAAACTTCTGAGTTCttacttggaaaagaaaagtgaGGTGGAGGACCACTCGGTGCACCTACTTTTCTCCGCGAACCGCTGGGAGCAAGT TTACGGTTGGCCGAGGCTGCCATGCGGGGCGAGTTTGGCCGTGAACGCTACGAGAACGGGAACTTCCAGGAGCGGGCACTGCACCGCTTCCACCAGCTGA